The following proteins come from a genomic window of Nitrosopumilaceae archaeon AB1(1):
- a CDS encoding hydroxymethylglutaryl-CoA reductase, degradative, with protein sequence MSDSRISKFFEKDYDERLEIIQNFSKLSDDEIEILNENTGGITFDNADKMVENVIGTFALPLGIATNFKINDKDYLIPMVIEEPSVVAAASSGAKISRIKGGITASVDSAYSIGQIQVVDLDSKEIDKAIQEITESNSEILQLANSKSTTLSSMNKGAKSIQCRVLSTDTDPMLIVEIMVDVADAMGANVTNTMCEVIAPMIEKLTGGRVLLRILSNYSTNRMAHATAVFDKNAVGEDVVNDMILAAKFAKYDPYRAVTHNKGIMNGLIAVANAVGQDNRAIEAAANAYASKNGKYTSLTEWSKDKDGNLVGKLVIPLSVGIIGGITKVHPIARICMNILGVESGKELACVMVAVGLVQNFSAMRALVTDGIQKGHMRLHARNIACSVGAKSEEIDGIVEQMVKENNISIRRAKEIYAKLDSNKN encoded by the coding sequence ATGAGTGATTCACGTATATCTAAATTCTTTGAAAAAGATTATGATGAGCGACTAGAAATAATTCAAAATTTTTCAAAACTTTCTGATGATGAAATTGAAATATTAAATGAAAATACTGGTGGAATTACATTTGATAATGCAGATAAAATGGTTGAAAATGTAATAGGTACATTTGCTTTACCATTAGGTATTGCAACGAATTTCAAAATAAATGATAAAGACTATCTAATTCCCATGGTCATAGAGGAACCTTCAGTTGTAGCTGCCGCATCTAGTGGAGCAAAAATCTCTAGAATAAAGGGAGGAATAACTGCTAGCGTAGACTCTGCGTATAGCATAGGTCAAATTCAAGTGGTAGATTTAGATTCAAAAGAGATTGATAAAGCGATTCAAGAAATTACAGAGTCAAATAGTGAAATTTTACAACTTGCGAATTCAAAGAGTACCACGCTCTCTAGTATGAACAAAGGGGCTAAGAGTATACAGTGCAGAGTATTATCTACAGATACAGATCCCATGTTAATTGTAGAGATAATGGTAGATGTGGCAGATGCAATGGGTGCCAACGTTACTAATACCATGTGTGAAGTCATCGCTCCAATGATAGAAAAGTTAACAGGTGGTAGAGTTTTACTACGAATTCTTTCCAATTATTCTACCAACAGAATGGCTCATGCTACAGCAGTATTCGATAAAAATGCCGTCGGGGAAGATGTTGTAAATGATATGATTTTGGCAGCCAAGTTTGCAAAATATGATCCATATAGAGCAGTTACACACAACAAAGGAATAATGAATGGGTTAATTGCAGTTGCAAATGCAGTTGGTCAAGACAATAGAGCAATAGAGGCAGCGGCAAATGCATATGCATCTAAAAATGGCAAATACACATCTTTGACAGAGTGGTCAAAAGATAAAGATGGTAATTTAGTTGGCAAGTTAGTAATTCCATTATCAGTAGGAATCATTGGAGGAATAACAAAAGTACATCCTATAGCACGCATATGTATGAATATTTTAGGAGTTGAATCAGGAAAAGAGCTTGCCTGTGTTATGGTCGCAGTGGGATTGGTTCAAAATTTTTCAGCAATGCGTGCACTAGTGACAGATGGGATACAGAAAGGTCATATGAGATTACATGCAAGAAATATCGCATGTTCTGTAGGCGCCAAATCTGAAGAGATTGATGGTATAGTAGAGCAAATGGTCAAAGAGAATAATATATCGATAAGAAGAGCCAAGGAAATTTATGCCAAATTGGATTCAAACAAGAATTGA
- the hisC gene encoding histidinol-phosphate transaminase produces MTDWFEEKLKKYASLSGYQKPSIHTDSTKMDSNENFVINYEFQNEIISAAKKGSDIRQYPLNDAQQLTQAIAEYLNIDESMIGLGNGSDQILDLILTNFASKDTPVLLSRPTFTFFEDRCKLYSIPTIPIDFNDNMVLEIKQFIAQASKAKILYLDTPNNPTGFQFERDELEKLIKQFSGLIIIDEAYSEFSKYSIIDLVNEHKNLIVVKTFSKAFGLAGLRLGYLIANKTFTDTFTRVIQYPYPLSTISIKAGIHALKKTDVVNASINIIQQERERVIQNLKQYDFFKVYNSQANFVLFDAGDSAKRIYDALMEQGISVRKFDLDSLANCLRVTIGTKEMNSKFLLAIRNLLE; encoded by the coding sequence ATGACAGATTGGTTTGAAGAAAAGCTAAAAAAATATGCGTCTTTAAGTGGATATCAGAAACCATCAATTCATACAGATTCGACAAAGATGGATTCGAATGAGAATTTTGTAATAAACTATGAATTCCAAAATGAAATAATATCTGCTGCAAAAAAGGGATCGGATATACGACAATACCCATTGAATGATGCTCAACAATTGACACAGGCAATAGCAGAATATCTAAACATAGATGAATCTATGATTGGGCTTGGGAATGGTTCGGATCAGATACTAGATTTAATCTTGACAAATTTTGCATCAAAGGATACACCAGTATTACTATCAAGACCAACATTTACTTTCTTTGAAGATAGATGTAAATTATATTCTATACCAACTATACCAATAGATTTTAATGATAACATGGTATTAGAAATAAAACAGTTTATTGCACAAGCTAGTAAAGCAAAAATTCTTTATCTTGACACACCAAATAATCCAACAGGATTTCAATTTGAACGTGATGAATTGGAAAAATTAATTAAACAATTTTCAGGTCTAATAATAATTGACGAGGCATATAGTGAATTTAGTAAATATTCAATCATAGATTTGGTAAATGAGCATAAAAATCTCATTGTGGTTAAAACATTCTCGAAAGCTTTTGGACTTGCTGGTCTAAGACTAGGATATCTAATAGCAAACAAAACATTTACAGATACATTTACAAGAGTTATACAGTACCCATACCCACTAAGTACAATTAGTATCAAAGCAGGCATACATGCACTAAAAAAAACAGATGTCGTAAATGCATCTATAAATATAATACAACAAGAAAGAGAACGAGTAATTCAAAATTTAAAACAATATGATTTCTTCAAGGTGTATAATTCACAAGCCAATTTCGTGTTATTTGATGCAGGCGATTCGGCTAAAAGAATCTATGATGCTCTTATGGAGCAAGGAATATCTGTTCGTAAATTTGATTTAGACAGTCTTGCTAATTGTCTACGAGTAACTATAGGCACAAAAGAGATGAACTCCAAGTTTTTGTTAGCAATACGTAATCTTTTAGAATGA
- a CDS encoding PQQ-dependent sugar dehydrogenase: MIKKIQIVGIIGAIIASIVILSSPTNPLPLPEPLINTNDSAIQILATNLNQPRSIAFGNEQIFVTEKDGKIRIIQNDTLLEKPLATFRVADVFNGGLLGITTHPNFMENNLIYVYYTYYDGEVFWNKVSRLQISNNTVLDVVTILDGIPGSRFNNGGDLEFGPDDKLYISTGITSDSSHNAQDVSSLEGKILRINHDGTIPDDNPFPNSPVFSLGHRNPQGITWNSSGVLFIADLGPEKNDEINIINSGKNYGWPETECDGTELYVKARICFDPGIEPGGITFYNDDKLELDGMLIMASLRSTNLYKLDMSQDVVVPKSILSGVGRIRDVAVGPNGYLYVITSNTDGKGFPSNSDDMLIRIMK; the protein is encoded by the coding sequence GTGATTAAAAAAATTCAGATAGTAGGAATCATAGGTGCAATCATTGCATCAATTGTAATCTTATCATCACCCACAAATCCCTTACCTTTACCAGAACCATTAATAAACACAAATGATAGTGCAATCCAAATATTAGCTACAAATTTAAATCAACCTAGATCAATTGCGTTTGGGAATGAACAGATTTTTGTAACTGAGAAAGATGGTAAAATAAGAATAATTCAAAATGATACATTACTAGAAAAACCATTAGCAACATTTCGTGTTGCAGATGTATTTAATGGTGGATTGTTAGGAATAACAACACATCCAAATTTTATGGAAAATAATTTAATTTATGTATACTATACATATTATGATGGAGAGGTCTTTTGGAATAAGGTATCAAGATTACAAATATCAAACAATACAGTACTTGATGTAGTTACAATTCTAGATGGTATACCTGGCTCTAGATTCAACAACGGTGGAGATTTAGAGTTTGGACCAGATGATAAATTATACATATCTACTGGAATCACATCAGATTCTTCACATAATGCACAAGATGTATCATCATTGGAGGGGAAAATACTTCGAATAAATCATGATGGTACAATACCAGATGATAATCCGTTTCCTAATTCACCAGTATTCTCACTAGGACACAGAAATCCTCAAGGTATTACATGGAATTCATCTGGAGTTTTATTCATAGCAGATCTTGGACCAGAGAAAAATGACGAAATTAATATAATTAATTCAGGCAAGAATTATGGTTGGCCAGAAACAGAATGTGATGGTACAGAATTATATGTAAAAGCACGCATATGTTTTGATCCTGGAATTGAACCAGGGGGAATAACGTTTTACAATGATGATAAATTAGAACTAGACGGTATGTTGATCATGGCATCATTACGTTCTACAAATCTTTACAAGTTAGATATGAGTCAAGATGTTGTGGTACCAAAAAGCATACTAAGCGGAGTAGGTAGAATCAGAGATGTTGCAGTTGGACCAAATGGATATCTATATGTCATTACATCAAATACCGATGGGAAAGGATTTCCTTCGAATTCGGATGATATGCTAATACGGATAATGAAATGA
- the hisD gene encoding histidinol dehydrogenase yields the protein MIRIISAKNIPLQKTIDTNSRKNIISIINDIQKRGDVAVRKYEKKFSNVNTKSFKITSREIKSAYENISSNQLRAVRHAKKTLENTERQTMRALNNIEISNKGVRIKRSFKPISSVGCYVPGGLALYPSSLIMGVVPAKVAGVKRIIVSTPTDKTGRINPLVLVAADICKVDEIYKVGGAQAIAAMSIGTKSIPKVDKIIGPGGKYVSMAKIESSSITSIDMYAGPTELGIIADSTSDPKLVAVNLISQAEHSKDTCCFLLTTSEKLAKKVQSIIKNIKTLRSDIVQASLKNNGFIICCKNDKEMINLANELAPEHLEILTKSPDRFVKLIVTPGLVLVGRDTPSSASDYLLGSNHILPTNQFGKTRGSLSVLDFLKLHTVVKSTRPVLKNIYKDIKVLTTKEGLPNHLEAVRLRL from the coding sequence TTGATTAGAATTATTTCTGCAAAAAATATTCCATTACAAAAGACAATTGATACTAATTCAAGAAAAAACATAATATCCATTATTAATGATATACAAAAACGTGGAGATGTCGCTGTAAGAAAGTATGAAAAAAAATTCTCAAATGTAAACACTAAATCTTTCAAAATTACTTCAAGAGAGATTAAATCAGCTTATGAAAATATATCTTCAAATCAATTAAGAGCTGTAAGACATGCTAAAAAAACTTTGGAGAATACTGAAAGACAAACAATGCGTGCTCTGAATAATATAGAAATTTCAAACAAAGGTGTGAGAATCAAGAGATCATTCAAACCCATATCCAGTGTGGGTTGTTATGTACCAGGAGGTCTTGCACTGTATCCTAGTTCGCTAATAATGGGAGTAGTACCTGCAAAAGTAGCAGGGGTAAAACGAATCATAGTATCCACTCCTACAGATAAGACAGGTCGAATAAATCCACTAGTACTGGTTGCTGCAGATATTTGCAAGGTAGATGAGATATACAAAGTTGGAGGAGCACAGGCAATAGCTGCAATGTCTATAGGCACAAAATCAATACCCAAGGTAGACAAAATCATAGGACCTGGAGGAAAATATGTCAGTATGGCAAAGATTGAATCTAGTAGTATTACGTCTATTGATATGTATGCAGGACCAACTGAATTAGGAATAATTGCTGATTCAACATCGGATCCAAAATTAGTAGCTGTAAATCTAATATCTCAAGCTGAGCATAGTAAAGATACATGTTGTTTTCTATTAACAACATCAGAAAAGTTGGCAAAAAAAGTTCAGAGCATAATAAAGAATATTAAAACACTACGCAGTGATATAGTACAGGCTAGTTTGAAGAATAATGGATTCATTATATGTTGTAAAAATGATAAAGAGATGATCAATCTAGCAAATGAATTGGCTCCAGAACACCTTGAAATATTGACAAAATCACCAGATAGATTTGTAAAACTCATAGTTACACCAGGATTAGTCCTAGTTGGAAGAGATACCCCATCATCTGCAAGTGATTATTTGCTTGGTTCAAATCATATTTTACCGACGAATCAATTTGGCAAGACACGTGGTTCCTTATCAGTATTGGATTTTTTAAAATTACACACTGTAGTAAAATCAACAAGACCTGTACTAAAAAATATCTATAAAGATATCAAGGTATTAACAACAAAAGAGGGACTTCCAAATCATTTAGAGGCTGTGAGATTACGTCTATGA
- a CDS encoding dihydroorotase family protein encodes MTHNIIISNARIVTPLGVLEKNIVINDGKIVQISSDTPQCNKKIDGTGKVVIPGMIDTHVHYGVYSPIDVAATSESHAAAIGGVTTMMRMLRLEGSFKELLQAHLDTSAKSHYVDYAIHASIFNETQIEEMNYCVKQGITSFKLYMNLGGEVGHVYMDLQPNESTLHETNVEVGEEIIRGTIKMAASLNCPVLIHAEDYESCACGIKTSREKNLDGLRAWSDSRAPKYEVKAIEMVSRIAREFGCVLYFVHIGSSAALKQIKIERQSGTIIHVETCPHYLTLVHEEQAGYLPKVMPPIRSSEDRD; translated from the coding sequence ATGACACATAATATAATAATTAGTAATGCACGTATAGTTACACCATTAGGCGTTTTAGAGAAAAATATTGTAATTAATGATGGTAAAATTGTACAAATTTCCTCAGATACTCCTCAGTGTAATAAAAAAATAGACGGAACAGGTAAAGTTGTAATTCCAGGAATGATTGATACACATGTACACTATGGAGTCTATTCACCCATAGATGTAGCGGCAACATCTGAATCACATGCAGCAGCAATTGGAGGGGTTACAACTATGATGAGAATGTTAAGATTAGAAGGATCATTCAAAGAATTATTACAAGCTCATCTAGACACAAGTGCAAAATCACATTATGTAGATTATGCAATACATGCATCAATCTTTAATGAAACACAGATTGAAGAGATGAATTATTGTGTAAAACAAGGCATAACATCTTTCAAATTATACATGAATCTAGGAGGAGAAGTAGGTCATGTGTATATGGATCTGCAACCCAATGAATCTACATTACATGAAACGAATGTAGAGGTAGGAGAGGAAATTATCAGAGGTACAATCAAAATGGCCGCATCATTAAATTGTCCAGTATTAATTCATGCAGAAGATTATGAGTCGTGTGCGTGTGGTATAAAAACATCGAGGGAGAAAAATTTGGACGGTCTGAGAGCATGGTCAGATAGTAGAGCACCCAAGTATGAAGTTAAAGCAATTGAAATGGTATCAAGAATAGCACGAGAGTTTGGTTGTGTATTGTATTTTGTACATATTGGTTCTTCTGCAGCTTTAAAGCAGATCAAAATAGAAAGGCAAAGTGGCACAATTATTCATGTTGAGACATGTCCTCACTATTTGACTCTAGTTCATGAGGAACAAGCAGGGTATCTGCCCAAAGTTATGCCACCTATAAGAAGTAGTGAGGACAGAGATTAA
- a CDS encoding HAD family hydrolase, which yields MTLQQISDGIYLDDTIKLDFDAIALDCDGVLVDIRESYDATINQTVSFILKKYTETQIPSITPKVIAGFKATGGFNDEIDLAYAIILSLYKGNENFIWQVIKNSNRTGIISAESYILEKYPETEILKKEINYFNDKNNIIKSIFDELFYGKILYKKFFNKESRFTDEGLIKKDEIILNKDTVTFLQKIFNEKIVMVTGRGLNSVRYSLDEFMDKINLDASIFLEDESRNLAKPNPESLIRAITKMQSSHCVFVGDSMEELIMSKDATSRGFKTTFCGIIGNTHQEQREERLELFKKSGATIILDSINLLPKILNSAQPK from the coding sequence ATGACTCTGCAACAGATATCAGATGGAATATACCTAGATGACACTATAAAATTAGACTTTGATGCTATAGCATTAGACTGTGATGGAGTATTGGTAGATATCAGAGAATCATATGATGCCACAATTAATCAAACAGTATCATTTATTTTAAAAAAATATACAGAGACACAGATTCCCAGTATAACACCAAAAGTCATAGCAGGATTCAAAGCAACAGGTGGATTTAATGATGAAATTGATTTGGCATATGCTATAATTTTATCACTGTATAAAGGAAATGAAAATTTCATCTGGCAAGTAATTAAAAATTCAAATCGTACCGGAATAATATCAGCAGAATCTTACATATTGGAAAAATACCCAGAAACAGAAATATTAAAAAAAGAGATTAATTATTTTAATGATAAAAATAATATTATCAAATCAATATTTGACGAATTATTTTATGGAAAAATATTATACAAGAAATTTTTTAACAAAGAATCACGATTCACAGATGAGGGTTTAATTAAAAAAGATGAAATTATTCTAAATAAGGATACAGTTACATTTTTACAAAAAATATTTAATGAAAAAATTGTAATGGTTACAGGACGTGGATTAAATTCTGTTCGATATTCCTTGGATGAATTTATGGATAAAATTAATCTAGACGCATCTATATTTCTAGAGGACGAATCGCGTAATCTTGCAAAACCAAATCCTGAATCACTAATACGGGCAATAACTAAAATGCAGTCAAGTCATTGTGTATTTGTTGGTGACTCTATGGAGGAGTTGATAATGTCCAAAGACGCAACTAGTAGAGGATTCAAGACTACATTTTGTGGAATAATAGGAAATACACATCAAGAGCAAAGGGAGGAAAGACTAGAATTATTCAAGAAGAGTGGAGCTACGATAATACTAGATTCAATAAATCTACTTCCAAAGATATTAAATTCTGCCCAACCCAAGTAA
- the hisF gene encoding imidazole glycerol phosphate synthase subunit HisF: MTLTKRIIPCLDISNGRVVKGINFEDIKDAGNPVELAKKYSDNGADELVFLDITASEEKRATTINLVSDIAQVIDIPFTVGGGVNTLQHARDILLAGADKVGINTGAIKNHKIITELMNLFGRQCVVVAIDAKKIITDNKSWYQVYIYGGKKETGVDAIQWAKDVQEYGAGEILLTSIDMDGTKKGYDIELTKKIVDAVNIPVIASGGCGKPDDIVDLFMKTSADAALAASIFHYDSFAIPNVKKKLEENNISVRM; the protein is encoded by the coding sequence ATGACATTAACTAAGAGAATAATACCTTGCCTTGACATATCAAATGGCCGAGTTGTAAAGGGAATAAACTTTGAAGATATCAAAGATGCAGGTAATCCTGTAGAATTGGCAAAAAAATATAGTGATAATGGTGCAGATGAACTCGTTTTCTTAGACATTACAGCTTCAGAAGAGAAACGTGCCACAACAATTAATCTAGTATCAGATATTGCACAAGTAATTGACATACCATTTACAGTAGGTGGCGGTGTTAACACATTACAGCATGCTCGTGACATATTACTAGCTGGTGCAGACAAGGTTGGTATCAATACTGGGGCCATCAAAAATCATAAAATTATAACAGAATTGATGAATCTCTTTGGACGACAATGTGTTGTAGTTGCAATCGATGCAAAAAAAATTATTACCGATAATAAATCATGGTACCAAGTTTACATCTATGGAGGCAAAAAAGAGACAGGTGTTGATGCTATACAATGGGCCAAAGATGTACAAGAGTATGGTGCAGGAGAAATATTACTTACTAGTATAGATATGGATGGTACAAAAAAGGGATATGACATAGAATTGACAAAGAAAATTGTAGATGCGGTAAATATTCCTGTGATTGCATCAGGGGGTTGTGGTAAACCTGATGATATTGTAGACTTGTTTATGAAAACTAGTGCAGACGCTGCTCTTGCAGCATCCATATTCCATTATGACTCATTTGCTATACCAAACGTAAAGAAAAAACTAGAGGAAAATAATATTTCAGTGCGGATGTAA
- the hisH gene encoding imidazole glycerol phosphate synthase subunit HisH encodes MKLAILDYGSGNIFSLKTSFERCGIIIDVITSLDEINNHSGLLLPGVGSFDPAMININKCSSNSLELITHGKIPILGICLGMEIFFESSQEGSQMGLGVMNGKVILLPKEGKIPHMGWNNLIIKKSGRLLEGVENNSYVYFTHSYTAHADDSSQIMAVANYNNEIPAVVEKDNFFGTQFHPEKSSKNGMQMIENFIKVCKQ; translated from the coding sequence ATGAAGTTAGCCATATTAGACTATGGGTCAGGCAATATCTTTAGTTTAAAAACTTCATTTGAGAGGTGTGGCATTATCATAGATGTAATAACTAGTCTAGACGAAATTAATAATCACTCAGGATTATTACTACCTGGAGTTGGGAGTTTTGATCCGGCGATGATAAACATCAACAAGTGTTCTAGTAATTCTCTAGAACTCATCACACATGGAAAAATTCCAATACTGGGAATCTGTCTTGGAATGGAGATATTTTTTGAGAGCAGTCAAGAAGGTAGTCAAATGGGTCTAGGAGTAATGAATGGTAAAGTGATACTATTACCAAAAGAGGGTAAAATTCCACACATGGGATGGAATAATCTAATAATAAAAAAATCTGGGCGATTACTTGAAGGAGTGGAGAATAATTCGTATGTCTACTTTACTCATTCATATACAGCGCATGCAGATGATTCTAGTCAGATCATGGCAGTTGCTAATTATAATAATGAAATTCCAGCGGTGGTTGAAAAGGACAATTTTTTTGGTACACAATTTCATCCAGAAAAGTCTAGCAAAAATGGTATGCAGATGATTGAGAATTTTATCAAGGTATGTAAACAATGA
- the hisG gene encoding ATP phosphoribosyltransferase produces MVTIKFAIPKGSLEKATFKLLEESWTRVVRKDRTYNVFLDDPEIVVKMLRPQEIPTLVAEGLYDIGITGNDWIDEAKANVTSLLDLEYGKINLVVAFPDSFRFKNLDAMILQYAKKKKILRISSEYLTTSSKFIKSLKSYKKLYGSKNPTIITPWVRLGKNKNVQIHLSFGATEAKPPTDVDAIIDVTETGTTLRQNKLQISEKILESSAQLIVNKNSIRDKRKNEKIQDVTTLLKGAILGRKHYHIYLNVQEKNLKKVLTQLPSLKRPTISPLSQKGWYGINTIVPRFEFYKMVPKLRKLAQGLVIQEPKQILELDRVHGTKKN; encoded by the coding sequence ATGGTCACGATAAAATTTGCTATTCCAAAGGGAAGTCTAGAAAAGGCCACATTCAAACTCTTAGAGGAATCATGGACGCGTGTAGTACGAAAAGATAGAACATACAATGTATTTTTAGACGATCCTGAAATTGTTGTCAAGATGCTTCGCCCTCAGGAAATTCCAACTTTAGTTGCAGAGGGTTTGTATGATATAGGAATAACAGGGAATGATTGGATTGATGAGGCAAAGGCTAATGTCACTTCATTGTTAGATTTAGAATATGGAAAAATAAATCTGGTCGTTGCATTTCCAGATAGTTTTAGATTTAAAAATTTAGATGCAATGATTTTACAATATGCAAAAAAGAAAAAAATCTTACGAATATCATCAGAATATCTTACCACATCTTCAAAATTTATAAAATCATTAAAATCATACAAAAAACTTTATGGTTCTAAAAATCCTACAATCATAACACCGTGGGTAAGATTAGGAAAGAACAAAAATGTGCAAATTCATTTATCATTTGGTGCAACTGAAGCCAAGCCACCAACTGATGTTGATGCAATAATTGATGTGACAGAAACAGGAACTACACTAAGACAAAACAAATTACAGATTTCTGAAAAAATATTAGAGTCATCGGCACAGCTAATTGTAAATAAAAATTCTATTCGCGATAAAAGAAAAAATGAAAAAATTCAAGATGTCACCACACTGTTAAAGGGTGCAATTCTAGGAAGAAAACACTATCACATATACCTAAATGTGCAGGAGAAAAATCTTAAAAAGGTTTTAACGCAATTGCCATCATTAAAGAGACCAACTATTAGTCCCCTGAGTCAGAAAGGGTGGTATGGGATAAACACGATTGTGCCTAGATTTGAATTTTACAAGATGGTTCCAAAATTACGTAAACTTGCACAAGGGTTGGTAATTCAAGAGCCTAAACAGATTCTTGAACTAGACAGAGTGCATGGGACGAAGAAAAATTGA
- the hisA gene encoding 1-(5-phosphoribosyl)-5-[(5-phosphoribosylamino)methylideneamino]imidazole-4-carboxamide isomerase — protein MKIIPAIDLMNGQVVRLFKGDATKKTIYSSNPMEVAKEWESQGADSIHIVDLDATLGLRNNYDIIKKICHEIDTPIQVAGGLRNRKMITDVLEFASRCVIGTLAFMDQKSVVELLEIYQNEKIVISADYVQEKIVTHGWQKDSDITIESAINNFITLGFTEFLLTNVELDGTMQGPDVNVLKELCSNKIANIIASGGVSSLQDVKNVKDTGADAIILGKAIYEKKFTVSEAKQI, from the coding sequence ATGAAAATCATTCCAGCAATAGATTTGATGAATGGACAAGTTGTAAGATTATTCAAAGGGGATGCTACAAAAAAAACCATATACAGTAGCAATCCAATGGAAGTTGCCAAAGAATGGGAGTCACAGGGTGCAGATTCCATACATATTGTTGATCTAGATGCAACACTAGGATTAAGAAACAATTACGATATAATTAAAAAAATATGTCATGAAATAGATACACCGATACAAGTAGCAGGTGGGTTACGGAATAGAAAAATGATCACAGATGTTTTAGAATTTGCATCACGTTGTGTAATTGGAACACTTGCATTTATGGATCAAAAAAGTGTTGTAGAGTTGTTGGAGATATATCAAAATGAAAAAATTGTAATATCTGCTGATTACGTACAAGAAAAAATTGTGACTCATGGATGGCAGAAAGACAGCGATATCACTATAGAATCCGCCATAAATAATTTCATTACTTTGGGATTTACAGAATTTTTACTAACAAATGTAGAACTTGACGGTACAATGCAAGGACCTGATGTAAATGTCTTGAAGGAATTATGCTCCAATAAAATAGCAAACATAATTGCTAGTGGCGGGGTGTCATCACTACAAGACGTTAAAAATGTAAAAGATACAGGAGCAGATGCAATAATACTTGGAAAGGCAATATATGAAAAAAAATTCACAGTCAGTGAGGCCAAACAAATATGA
- the hisB gene encoding imidazoleglycerol-phosphate dehydratase HisB yields MARRIGKIERKTKETIVKVEVNLDGSGQTKVNTGVSFLDHMITSLGKHAMMNLTVDAKSRDGINHHLIEDVGIGIGMAIDKALGTRSGIIRFGHASIPMDESLAEATIDLVKRSYSVIDIKLKRADIEGISRENLEHFVYSLLQNINACIHVTLQYGTNDHHKIEAVIKSIAVALRFATSKDSKQKGIPSTKGAM; encoded by the coding sequence ATGGCAAGACGTATTGGAAAGATTGAACGAAAGACAAAGGAGACTATTGTAAAGGTAGAAGTGAATTTAGACGGTTCAGGTCAGACCAAAGTGAATACTGGAGTTAGTTTTCTTGATCACATGATTACATCACTAGGAAAGCACGCAATGATGAATTTGACGGTAGATGCAAAATCAAGGGATGGTATAAATCATCATCTAATTGAAGATGTTGGCATAGGAATCGGTATGGCAATAGACAAAGCATTAGGAACACGTTCAGGAATTATTAGATTCGGTCACGCGTCAATTCCCATGGATGAATCACTTGCAGAAGCTACAATTGATCTAGTTAAAAGATCATACAGTGTCATTGATATCAAATTAAAACGTGCAGATATAGAAGGGATATCAAGAGAAAATCTTGAGCATTTTGTATATTCACTATTGCAAAATATCAATGCGTGTATTCACGTTACGTTGCAATATGGAACGAATGACCATCACAAGATTGAAGCTGTAATCAAATCAATCGCAGTTGCATTAAGATTTGCAACATCAAAAGATAGTAAACAGAAAGGAATTCCCAGTACCAAGGGCGCAATGTAA